The following are encoded together in the Mesoaciditoga lauensis cd-1655R = DSM 25116 genome:
- a CDS encoding DUF6062 family protein, which yields MFSKKTQNYKSEYLIGQIDEKMNVIGCPICSLTDKAVHDYIDALFYENVNDPVERTNFVKGHGFCPKHLKMVENHLNAHPELGILGVNILYHDLFDYIEKALDEIDGKFGDGCELCEVEKKAERRYLELFSEFFSFPDRREKYAQSVSMVCLRHTYMLREIKGFEFNIFMKIQKEKLTRLKKDMEEFIRKSDYRFSHEPLTSREGQAWKMLSKFLE from the coding sequence ATGTTCAGTAAGAAAACTCAAAATTACAAAAGCGAGTATTTGATAGGTCAAATAGACGAAAAGATGAACGTGATCGGATGCCCGATCTGCTCGTTGACGGATAAAGCCGTTCACGATTACATAGATGCCCTCTTTTATGAGAATGTGAACGATCCGGTTGAACGCACGAACTTCGTGAAAGGCCATGGTTTTTGCCCCAAACATTTGAAAATGGTAGAAAACCACCTTAATGCGCACCCGGAACTTGGAATACTCGGAGTGAACATTCTTTATCACGATCTTTTTGATTACATAGAGAAAGCTTTAGACGAAATAGATGGCAAATTTGGCGATGGATGTGAGCTTTGCGAAGTTGAAAAAAAGGCAGAGCGGAGGTACCTTGAACTTTTTTCCGAGTTCTTCTCATTTCCCGATAGAAGGGAAAAATACGCTCAATCTGTATCTATGGTATGCCTACGGCACACTTACATGCTTAGAGAGATAAAAGGATTTGAATTCAACATCTTTATGAAAATTCAAAAAGAGAAATTGACACGCTTGAAAAAAGATATGGAAGAATTTATAAGAAAGAGCGATTACAGATTTTCGCACGAACCACTTACCTCAAGAGAAGGACAAGCGTGGAAAATGCTATCTAAATTCCTTGAGTGA